In the genome of Tripterygium wilfordii isolate XIE 37 chromosome 19, ASM1340144v1, whole genome shotgun sequence, one region contains:
- the LOC119986219 gene encoding F-box protein At2g27310-like, with amino-acid sequence MHTLSKMTITTLSTDIIQAHILTRLDGPSLAALSCASSELRAVSADEELWREICAATWNSIGNSRVRQLISSFPGGHRSFFLDSFPLLDHHQNYPLSDQNHHYYQDRSPGPSDLISAVDIYYNDKIIFSRVQETNTTTRNFLCYPFKVDLQVPKSPISIPIQDRGEIDCLVEHLKEKLSLSWIVIDPIVKRAANLSSGTPVSIDWPCSTAGDVQLFYSTIIADRRLGLESSEFVECRVVITCSGVYEGEMQVDDVSMEIVDFEERGFDGRASLVILQNAMRSGRRKLKKSKRAEEVERYEEFEKRKSEKNEMKPRREKLMYMVSVSLVTCVALWASLFLFLALYLRFQAAKVCTKIRKYCWFNSANTM; translated from the coding sequence ATGCACACACTCTCAAAAATGACCATAACCACTTTGAGTACCGACATCATCCAGGCCCACATCCTGACCCGACTCGACGGCCCATCTCTCGCTGCTCTCTCCTGCGCCTCGTCGGAGTTGCGCGCTGTCTCTGCCGACGAAGAATTGTGGCGAGAGATCTGTGCAGCTACGTGGAACTCCATCGGCAACTCTCGTGTTCGCCAGCTCATCTCTAGTTTCCCAGGCGGTCACCGCTCCTTCTTCTTAGATTCCTTCCCACTTCTCGATCACCACCAAAACTATCCGTTATCAGACCAGAATCATCATTATTATCAAGATCGCTCGCCGGGGCCGTCGGATTTGATATCGGCCGTGGATATCTACTACAACGACAAGATCATATTCTCCAGAGTTCAAGAAACAAACACGACGACTAGGAATTTCCTTTGTTACCCCTTCAAGGTTGATTTACAAGTTCCCAAATCACCGATTTCGATTCCGATTCAAGACCGTGGAGAAATcgattgtttggttgaacatcTGAAGGAGAAATTGAGCTTGAGTTGGATCGTAATCGATCCGATTGTGAAACGGGCGGCCAATCTGTCCTCGGGAACACCAGTCTCGATCGATTGGCCTTGCAGTACGGCCGGCGACGTGCAGCTATTTTATTCGACGATCATCGCAGATCGACGGTTGGGACTGGAATCGTCGGAGTTCGTGGAGTGCAGGGTGGTGATCACGTGCAGCGGGGTCTACGAGGGCGAGATGCAGGTGGATGACGTAAGCATGGAGATAGTAGACTTCGAGGAAAGGGGGTTTGACGGACGGGCTAGTTTGGTCATTTTACAAAACGCTATGCGGAGCGGTCGGCGGAAGTTGAAGAAGAGCAAGAGAGCGGAAGAGGTGGAGAGATACGAGGAGTTCGAGAAGAGAAAGAGCGAAAAGAACGAGATGAAGCCGAGAAGAGAGAAATTGATGTACATGGTTAGTGTTTCGCTGGTGACTTGTGTCGCTCTGTGGGCCAGCCTCTTCCTATTTCTCGCGCTTTACTTGCGTTTTCAGGCAGCCAAAGTTTGCACTAAAATTCGGAAGTATTGTTGGTTTAATAGTGCAAATACTATGTAA